One Pelodiscus sinensis isolate JC-2024 unplaced genomic scaffold, ASM4963464v1 ctg34, whole genome shotgun sequence DNA segment encodes these proteins:
- the TMC4 gene encoding voltage-gated chloride channel TMC4, translating to MEPRRGQPGRDGTDDGDWGQQPPSSLFLQLPSNATLRFRGNAAKAWGAALDQGDPSGPPQEPDGDGAGEQESVPLKQLPLCMVEKRRLRLREQQAAWRRSRWERWRLGTRRLQGQVGGALLYAQVWRNSLHRIEGHFGTGIQSYFNFLRFLVLLNLGGALLQLGFVVAPNAAFEALQLNQTQRGQNATVNSVCLQYDPTKHGLVSYFTYIMDLLSGTGFMELTYLFYGYYRNSAVDFVGFSYNLPLAYLLSILGYLSVCLLLVVYRAVQLLKRSLVSESGALSTYSNKVFAGWDFCLAPGTAVHMKHNSLRYELRMDLEEQTLRRRMAQRTMGQRAALYGLRGVLNLLVLLLLGAAFYCIYRATQYAQDTGPSQQGFFLGLLVAYLPSIVITVANQLVPLAFGLLVRLEKYPLSLEIKLTLLRTVFLRLSSLVVLLVSLWTQITCHGDLDSAACLTCRYNHQEHPCWETSVGREMYKLLLFDFLVVLLVLLLVEFPRKLLVTHGPAPLARLLGPQEFLVPPNVLDLVYSQTVCWVGAAFSPLLPLLNSAKFVLLFYLKKFTLFSNCRPADRTFRASSSSFFFLLVLLLGLAISWVPVLYSVFVLQPSQACGPFRGEPTMWSILSAAVDALPRVAREFLQFVGSLAFAVPLFLLLCILMFYLMALANSYSRLVKELKGQLRLEGRNKVFLVTQITELS from the exons ATGGAGCCGCGACGGGGGCAGCCGGGCCGCGACGGGACAG ATGATGGCGActgggggcagcagccccccTCATCCCTCTTCCTCCAGTTGCCAAGCAACGCCACCCTGCGTTTCCGTGGCAACGCGGCCAAGGCATGGGGGGCTGCCCTGGACCAGGGGGATCCCTCGGGGCCCCCCCAGGAGCCGGAcggggatggagctggggagcaggaatcGGTTCCCTTGAAGCAGCTGCCCCTCTGCATGGTGGAGAAACGGAGGCTCAG GCTCCGGGAGCAGCAGGCGGCCTGGAGACGGAGCCGCTGGGAGCGGTGGCGGCTGGGGACGCGCCGCCTccaggggcaggtggggggcgcCTTGCTCTACGCCCAGGTGTGGAGGAATTCCCTGCACCGCATTGAAG GTCACTTCGGCACCGGGATCCAGTCGTATTTCAACTTCCTGCgcttcctggtgctgctgaacctcgggggggccctgctgcagctgggctttgTGGTGGCCCCCAACGCCGCCTTCGAGGCGCTGCAGCTGAACCAGACCCAGCGCGGGCAGAACGCCACAG tGAACAGCGTCTGCCTGCAATACGACCCCACCAAGCACGGCCTGGTCAGCTACTTCACCTACATCATGGACCTGCTCTCTGGCACg GGGTTCATGGAGCTCACCTACCTGTTCTACGGTTATTACCGAAACTCGGCCGTGGATTTCGTGGGCTTCTCCTACAACCTGCCGCTGGCCTATCTCCTCAGCATCCTCGGCTACTTGTCCGTCTGCCTGCTCTTGGTGGTCTACAG GGCCGTCCAGCTCCTGAAGCGCAGCCTGGTGAGCGAGAGCGGGGCACTCAGCACCTACAGCAACAAGGTCTTCGCCGGCTGGGATTTCTGCCTGGCGCCGGGCACCGCAGTACACATGAAACACAACAGCCTCCGCTACGAGCTGCGG ATGGACTTGGAGGAGCAGACCTTGCGGCGCCGCATGGCCCAGCGCACCATGGGCCAGCGAGCCGCCCTGTACGGCCTGCGCGGGGTCCTCAacctgctggtgctgctgctgctgggggcggcCTTCTACTGCATCTACCGGGCCACCCAGTACGCCCAG GACACTGGCCCTAGCCAGCAGGGGTTCTTCCTGGGGCTGCTGGTGGCCTATCTGCCCTCCATAGTCATCACGGTCGCCAACCAGCTGGTGCCGCTGGCCTTCGGCCTGCTCGTCCGCCTGGAGAAATACCCGCTGAGCCTGGAGATCAAACTCACCCTGCTGAG GACCGTGTTCCTGCGTCTCTCCAGCCTCGTGGTTCTGCTCGTCTCGCTTTGGACCCAGATCACCTGCCACGGGGACCTGGACAGCGCCGCCTGCCTGACCTGCCGCTACAACCACCAGGAGCACCCG TGTTGGGAGACCAGCGTGGGGCGGGAGATGTACAAACTGCTGCTCTTCGACTTCCTCGtggtgctgctggtgctgctgctggtggaatTCCCCAGGAA gctgctggtgacccatggccccgcccccctggccCGGCTGTTGGGCCCGCAGGAGTTCCTGGTGCCCCCCAACGTGCTGGACCTGGTGTACAGCCAGACCGTGTGCTGGGTGGGCGCCGccttctcccctctgctgcccttgcTCAACAGCGCCAAGTTCGTCCTGCTCTTCTACCTCAAGAAG ttcaCCCTGTTCTCGAACTGCCGCCCGGCCGACCGCACCTTCCGCgcctccagctccagcttcttcttcctgctggttctgctgctgggcctggccatcTCCTGGGTGCCCGTCCTCTACAGCGTCTTTGT cctccAGCCCTCCCAGGCCTGTGGCCCCTTCCGGGGTGAGCCGACTATGTGGAGCATCCTCTCGGCAGCCGTCGACGCCCTGCCCCGCGTGGCCCGGGAGTTCCTGCAGTTTGTGGGCTCGCTGGCCTTCGCCGTGCCGctcttcctgctgctgtg caTCCTCATGTTCTACCTGATGGCCCTGGCTAATTCCTACAGCCGCCTGGTGAAGGAACTCAAAGGGCAGCTCCGGCTG GAGGGGCGGAATAAAGTTTTCTTAGTGACTCAGATCACAGAGCTGAGTTAA
- the LENG1 gene encoding leukocyte receptor cluster member 1, translating into MNILPKKSWHVRNKDNVARVRRDEAQAQEEQRQREARALLAEQEARTEFLRKKARLSALPGPDGSSALVPCDEEPRHVDLFRDLEEGKGSKARNKEYEEEKRKEKERQEKAIGLLTYLGQSAAEAQTSRPWYQEAPDRSLEAAAVTKQEKLKGMLDPLREMESHLRKKKGEGKKRKKEKEGPAEEKVAVGSASLSLEQLRRERLRREQAERARAEVLLAGRLGEPQPKEEEEADDRKRRYNSQFNPQLARRPRAWDEREKH; encoded by the exons ATGAACATCCTGCCGAAGAAGTCGTGGCACGTGCGGAACAAGGACAATGTGGCCCGCGTGCGGCGGGACGAGGCGCAGGCGCAGGAGGAGCAGCGACAGCGGGAGGCTCGGGCGCTGCTGGCCGAACAGGAG GCACGGACCGAGTTCCTGAGGAAGAAGGCGCGGCTGTctgccctgccagggcccgaTGGCAGCTCGGCGCTGGTCCCCTGCGATGAGGAGCCGCGTCACGTCGACCTCTTCCGGGACCTGGAGGAGGGCAAGGGCTCCAAGGCCAGGAACAAGGAATATGAGGAGGAGAAGCGCAAGGAAAAG GAGCGCCAGGAGAAGGCTATTGGGCTGCTGACCTATCTGGGGCAGAGCGCCGCTGAGGCGCAGACCAGCCGGCCATGGTACCAGGAAGCCCCTGACCGTAGCCTGGAGGCAGCAGCTGTGaccaagcaggaaaagctgaaggGCATGCTGGACCCGCTGCGGGAGATGGAAAGTCACCTGCgcaagaagaaaggggaggggaagaagcgcaagaaggagaaagaggggccagcggaggagAAAGTGGCAGTGGG ctctgcctccctctccctggagcagctgcGGCGGGAGCGGCTGCGGCGGGAGCAGGCTGAGCGAGCCCGGGCGGAAGTCCTGCTGGCTGGGCGGCTGGGGGAGCCACAGCCCAAGGAAGAAGAGGAGGCGGATGACAGGAAACGTCGCTACAACTCCCAGTTCAATCCGCAGCTAGCGCGCAGGCCCCGTGCCTGGGACGAGAGGGAAAAGCACTGA